The Glaciimonas sp. PCH181 nucleotide sequence TTCTTGGGCGATGTTGCAGCAAGTCATCACGGCGAACCCGGCTTCATCATCAGGGAACAGCTGACGCTGCGTCCATCACTCGACATCAATGGCATGTGGGGCGGTTACACAGGCCAGGGCGGCAAGACGATCATCCCGAACACTGCTAGCGCAAAGCTCACCGTGCGCTTAGTCGAGGGGCAAAATTCAAGCGACGTCCTCCAGCAAGTTGCGCAGCACTTGCACAGCCATTGCCCAGCGGGCGTGTCACTGGAGATTTCCAACATGTTTTGCGGCGCACCGGCGTCGACCTTATCTCCGGCACATCCGCTTGTGCGGGCGGCCGAAACTGTCTTATTCAACGAAACAGGTCGTCAAGCGGCGCATGTCCGGCTCGGCGCAAGCGTCCCGATCACGGCGGTCTTCAAAGAGATGCTGGGAGTCGATACACTGATGTTCGGTTACAACCTTCCCGATGAAGATGTGCATGCGCCCAATGAGTTCTTCCGCATCAAGTCGATTGGTGAAGGTTTGCGTGGATGGTCTTTATTCCTGGAGGAACTCGGAAAGTATCCGGTTTCAGCATTTTCCACGCCTGAGCGCTTGAAGCAATAACGAGGAACCATCTTACGGCGTCGTCCAATCAGCGAAGACGACGCCTGAGTGTGAGGTGAGCGCGCGCAATCCGCGTTTGTTGACCGATGGTCGACGGATAGTGCCCACCACCCAGCTGCAACGATATACATTCTTAAAAGAGAGAAAGAAATGGGAGATCAATTGCACTTCGCGGCAATCAAGCCAGTGCGCTTATCTGGCACAAAGCTTCTTGTCGCCACCACGATCGGCAATGCATTAGAGTTTTTCGATTTCACAGTGTTCGGTTTTTTTGCGATCGTCATCGGCCATCAGTTCTTTTCGCCACTTAGTGCGGATGGTCAGCTGATGTCATCGGTGGCAACGTTCGGCGTCGGCTTTGTGATGCGGCCGATTGGCGGCATCCTGCTAGGTATGTATGCAGATCGCGCAGGACGAGGCCCCGCCATGACCTTGACGCTTAGCCTGATGACGTTGGGTGTCTGTTTGGCTGGGCTGACACCGACTTATGACCAAATCGGGATCGCGGCGCCAATCTTAATGGTCATCGCCCGACTGATTCAAGGTTTCTCCGCCGGAGGTGAAGTCGGACCAGCCACAACCGTGCTGCTCGAACATGCGCCAGTGGGTGCCAGAGGGTGGTATACCAGCTGGCAGCTGGCCAGTCAGGGACTTGGTATTGCCGCTGGCGCAGCGTCGGCCGCCGGACTTTCCTACTTTTTGCCGCATGACGCGTTGTATGCGTGGGGTTGGCGCTTGCCGTTCTTGTGCGGCGCAGTGATTCTTCCGGTCGGCATTTTTATCCGTCGTCAACTGGCAGAGTTCGAATCCCATCCGCAAGCCAAAGCTACAGCACCGGAGCTTCACTCGCCATTTACCGTCATGTTACGCGACCATCTTCGTAATTTCCTCGCGGGTATATTGCTGGTGATGGGCGGCGCCGTTACAGCGTACATGATCATATTCTTCGTCCCAACATATGCCATCCGCGAACTGAAACTCGGCGAATCTGCTTCATACGCTTGTGCAATTGCGACCGGCCTGATCATCCTGATAGTAGCGCCTATCACAGGTAAATTCGCGGACGCTTTCGGTCGTAGACTTCCCATCCTCGCAGCACGCGTTGTCCTTATTACCTCGCTCTACCCGGCATACGTTTGGCTAACCAGTGAACCCAGCACCTTTCGGCTATTCGTTGTGCTGGTCGGGTTGGCGATCCCCTTCACGATACAAGGCGCACCGTCCGTGACGATGATTCCCGAGCTATTCCCCAAGTCATTGCGCGCTACCGCCACAGGCAGCGTCTACAGCTTTGGCGTCGCGATTTTTGGCGGACTTACGCAACTGACCGCAATCTGGTTAATTCATGTCACTGGGAACAAGTTGGCCCCTGCAATCGCCGTGACGATTTGCCTGGTTCTTTCAACATTCTCCCTTCTGCTCATCAAACGCCTCCCCCCGGATCCGGCGAACTGAGAACTCAATAAACGCACCTCGCGAACCATGCCTTGCATGGGGAGCGAACTGTTTTGAATGCGACTCTGTCAGCCGCGTGGAGACGTGCGCCTGAAACTCGGGCGATGGAGTGCATCAATCGTTAGAAGTCCACAGATTCAGCAGCAAAAAACGTACGACTTATTAACACTCGAAGCATTTATCACTAAAGGGAGATTGGCATGACAAAACGGATCTTAGGTATTGCAGCGTTATCACTAATGGCGCCACTAAGCCATGCGCAAACGTCGGTGACGCTGT carries:
- a CDS encoding MFS transporter translates to MGDQLHFAAIKPVRLSGTKLLVATTIGNALEFFDFTVFGFFAIVIGHQFFSPLSADGQLMSSVATFGVGFVMRPIGGILLGMYADRAGRGPAMTLTLSLMTLGVCLAGLTPTYDQIGIAAPILMVIARLIQGFSAGGEVGPATTVLLEHAPVGARGWYTSWQLASQGLGIAAGAASAAGLSYFLPHDALYAWGWRLPFLCGAVILPVGIFIRRQLAEFESHPQAKATAPELHSPFTVMLRDHLRNFLAGILLVMGGAVTAYMIIFFVPTYAIRELKLGESASYACAIATGLIILIVAPITGKFADAFGRRLPILAARVVLITSLYPAYVWLTSEPSTFRLFVVLVGLAIPFTIQGAPSVTMIPELFPKSLRATATGSVYSFGVAIFGGLTQLTAIWLIHVTGNKLAPAIAVTICLVLSTFSLLLIKRLPPDPAN